In Acidimicrobiales bacterium, a single window of DNA contains:
- a CDS encoding NAD-dependent epimerase/dehydratase family protein: MRIALTGATGFVGSHILSDLVSHGHEVTALVRDDTEAGAVAPRGATPIVVDLYDRAAVVKVFSDTDGAVNTASPGDATSADLESAVLDAAIDAYAAAGKPYAQISGAWIFGSNLSITEESPLNPPALVAWRPAVAKRLLDAAGMRGIVIVSATAYGDAGGGVPGVLLGSPRDSDGNLIMIGTGQQHWSTVHVADLADAFRRALEDDRARGYYVIANDLSPTVAEVTEAVALAVGAPGAVPGSDDEARARLGEYFAEVLLLDQGVTADRARNELGWQPSHLGIVDEFRGGSYRN; encoded by the coding sequence ATGAGAATTGCCCTCACCGGAGCTACTGGATTCGTCGGATCCCACATCCTGTCCGACCTCGTGTCCCACGGACACGAGGTGACCGCTCTCGTCCGCGATGACACGGAAGCAGGAGCTGTCGCGCCTCGAGGGGCCACGCCAATCGTCGTCGATCTCTACGACCGGGCTGCGGTGGTCAAGGTGTTCAGCGATACCGACGGCGCGGTCAACACCGCCAGCCCGGGCGACGCCACCAGCGCCGACCTCGAGTCGGCAGTGCTCGACGCTGCGATCGACGCCTACGCTGCTGCGGGCAAGCCCTACGCCCAGATAAGCGGGGCGTGGATCTTCGGGTCGAACCTCTCGATCACCGAGGAGTCCCCGTTGAACCCACCCGCGTTGGTGGCCTGGAGGCCTGCGGTCGCTAAGCGCCTGCTCGACGCCGCCGGGATGCGCGGAATTGTGATCGTATCGGCCACCGCGTACGGCGACGCCGGCGGCGGGGTCCCCGGTGTCCTGCTCGGTTCCCCGCGGGACAGCGACGGCAACCTCATCATGATCGGGACCGGCCAGCAGCACTGGTCAACGGTCCATGTCGCCGACCTGGCCGACGCCTTCCGCCGGGCGCTCGAAGACGACCGGGCCAGGGGCTACTACGTGATCGCGAACGACCTCAGCCCGACCGTCGCGGAAGTGACTGAGGCAGTCGCCCTTGCGGTGGGCGCGCCTGGGGCAGTCCCCGGATCAGACGACGAGGCGCGTGCCCGGCTAGGCGAATACTTTGCCGAGGTCCTGCTGCTCGACCAGGGAGTCACCGCCGATCGGGCCCGCAACGAACTCGGCTGGCAGCCTTCCCACCTCGGCATCGTCGACGAATTTCGAGGTGGCAGCTACCGCAACTAA
- a CDS encoding limonene-1,2-epoxide hydrolase family protein produces MESPREVVRRFCAAWSDNVATDDLAAFFSDDAVYHNIPAEPVVGRENIAEYIDSFIRPGPPGVEGIDFQVVNIASDGPVVMTERVDVFKLSDESFGLPVMGTFEVVDGKIRAWRDYFDLNQFTRQMGDRLTAG; encoded by the coding sequence ATGGAGAGCCCGCGAGAGGTTGTACGCAGGTTCTGCGCCGCTTGGTCCGACAACGTCGCAACCGATGACTTGGCGGCATTCTTCAGCGACGACGCCGTCTACCACAACATTCCGGCAGAGCCCGTCGTCGGCAGAGAGAACATCGCAGAATATATCGACTCGTTCATCCGCCCTGGCCCCCCAGGCGTCGAGGGTATCGACTTCCAGGTGGTCAATATCGCGAGCGATGGTCCGGTTGTGATGACCGAGCGGGTGGACGTCTTCAAGCTGTCCGACGAGTCGTTCGGGTTGCCGGTCATGGGGACATTCGAGGTCGTCGACGGCAAGATCAGAGCTTGGCGGGACTATTTCGACCTGAACCAGTTCACAAGGCAAATGGGCGACCGCCTCACTGCAGGTTGA
- a CDS encoding LuxR C-terminal-related transcriptional regulator, producing MVETRGNPLALLELPKSLTPAQLAGGFGPPAAVPLSTAIEDSFTRRLAALPYDARRLLTLAAADPVGDPALVWRAAERLRIPESAAEVVESKDLLVLSPQVVFPHPLARSAAYRSASPNERREAHRALAQATDAKVDPDRRAWHRAQAAWKPDEDVAAELEESATRAQARGGFAAAAAFLERATALTPVKARQSRRALAAAQAKLHSGALDDALRLVAIAEAGSLGNLELAKAALLRGQVSFLQTRSSEATALLLGAAERLRNVDPELARSTYLEALTSAIFAGSTARPGASARDVAEDAKAAPQSPKPRVPDLLLDGLVALLGDSYGASVPILRQAQRELRAETSKTEHLRWMWGATVSTLLLWDDEGWESFADLHLELVRETGALSDLAIALSHRGQMHVFAGELTSAASLQDAIEEATELTGSPLAPYHGAALMAMRGREVEARKFISAARAEVIRRGEGAGLSFMDWAESVMFNGLGRYADALEAARRVVDHSELVELNWAMPELIEAALRVGDLDLAVETDRRLSERTRASGTDWALGIAARSHALLSEGRRADELYSESLERLGRTRLAVDLARAHLLYGEWLRREQRQRDAREHLRVAHQLFSEFGMEAFAQRSENELNATGERARRRTVDTRYDLTPQERRITQLAANGSTNKEIAAELYISAATVEYHLHKVFRKLGVMSRTQLARKWIESGAGSRAPGQP from the coding sequence GTGGTTGAGACGCGTGGGAACCCGCTCGCGTTGCTGGAATTGCCGAAGAGCCTAACTCCCGCGCAGCTAGCGGGCGGATTCGGGCCGCCCGCAGCGGTTCCCCTTTCGACCGCAATCGAGGACAGCTTCACGCGGCGCCTAGCCGCCCTTCCATATGACGCCCGTCGCTTGCTGACGCTCGCGGCGGCCGATCCGGTCGGCGATCCAGCTCTGGTGTGGAGGGCAGCAGAACGACTCCGAATCCCGGAGTCAGCCGCCGAAGTGGTTGAGTCGAAGGACTTGTTGGTTCTCAGCCCGCAGGTGGTGTTTCCTCACCCGCTGGCGCGCTCGGCCGCGTATCGCTCAGCCAGTCCCAACGAGCGGCGGGAGGCTCATAGAGCTCTGGCTCAGGCGACCGATGCGAAAGTAGATCCCGATCGCCGCGCCTGGCATCGGGCGCAGGCGGCATGGAAGCCGGATGAGGATGTTGCAGCCGAGCTCGAGGAGTCAGCAACCCGAGCGCAAGCGCGCGGTGGGTTCGCAGCGGCAGCGGCCTTTTTGGAGCGAGCGACGGCCTTGACTCCTGTGAAGGCGCGACAGTCCCGGCGCGCGCTCGCGGCGGCACAGGCGAAGTTACATTCCGGAGCGCTCGATGATGCGTTGCGATTAGTCGCCATAGCCGAAGCGGGAAGCCTCGGTAATCTCGAACTCGCAAAGGCCGCGTTACTACGCGGCCAAGTTTCATTCCTGCAGACGCGCAGCAGCGAGGCCACAGCACTGCTGCTTGGCGCCGCCGAACGGCTGCGTAATGTCGATCCCGAGTTGGCACGCTCGACATACTTGGAGGCGCTGACGTCGGCCATATTCGCGGGGTCGACGGCCCGACCCGGCGCCAGCGCGCGCGACGTAGCAGAGGATGCGAAGGCGGCACCCCAATCACCGAAGCCACGCGTCCCGGACCTGCTTCTCGATGGTCTAGTTGCACTTCTCGGTGACAGTTATGGTGCTTCTGTGCCGATCCTCCGTCAGGCGCAGCGCGAACTCCGCGCCGAGACGTCGAAGACCGAGCACCTTCGTTGGATGTGGGGAGCAACCGTCTCGACACTTCTGCTGTGGGACGACGAAGGTTGGGAGAGTTTCGCGGACCTACACCTTGAGCTGGTCCGCGAGACCGGAGCGCTGAGCGACCTGGCGATAGCCCTCAGTCACCGCGGGCAGATGCATGTCTTCGCGGGCGAGCTGACGTCGGCCGCATCGCTCCAAGATGCCATTGAAGAGGCAACGGAGCTGACGGGCAGCCCCCTGGCTCCGTACCATGGAGCGGCGCTGATGGCCATGCGCGGCCGCGAAGTTGAAGCTAGGAAGTTCATAAGTGCAGCTCGCGCCGAAGTGATCAGGCGAGGCGAGGGGGCAGGCCTTTCCTTCATGGATTGGGCCGAGTCGGTGATGTTCAACGGGCTTGGACGCTACGCGGATGCGCTGGAGGCAGCGCGACGGGTAGTCGACCATTCGGAACTTGTCGAGCTGAACTGGGCCATGCCTGAACTAATTGAAGCAGCCTTACGGGTCGGGGACCTTGACCTTGCGGTCGAAACCGATCGGCGTCTATCCGAGAGGACCAGGGCGAGCGGGACGGATTGGGCTCTGGGAATTGCCGCCCGGTCGCACGCATTGCTATCTGAGGGCAGGCGCGCCGATGAACTGTATTCAGAATCCCTTGAGCGATTGGGGCGCACTCGACTCGCTGTCGACCTAGCACGCGCCCACCTTCTCTACGGCGAATGGCTCAGGCGGGAGCAGCGACAGCGTGACGCGCGTGAACATTTGAGAGTCGCCCACCAGCTCTTCTCGGAATTCGGAATGGAAGCATTCGCGCAACGCTCAGAGAACGAGCTCAATGCGACCGGGGAAAGGGCGCGCCGGCGAACCGTTGACACTCGATACGACCTGACCCCCCAGGAACGACGGATCACGCAGCTTGCTGCGAACGGTTCGACCAACAAGGAGATCGCCGCCGAGCTTTACATCAGTGCCGCGACGGTCGAGTACCACCTCCACAAGGTCTTTCGCAAGCTCGGTGTTATGTCCAGGACCCAGCTCGCCCGGAAGTGGATCGAGTCGGGTGCGGGATCGCGGGCTCCCGGGCAGCCTTAA
- a CDS encoding ATP-binding protein, which translates to MQLVGRVRERELLDRLLATALSGRGGSLVLLGEPGIGKTALLDYAAQAGEEFQVVRTAGIEGEMDFPYSGLHRLCKPSLAFLEHLPLPQREALAVSLGLSVGQAPELFLVALAVLGLLSEAANEWPVLCIIDDAQWLDRESARALAFIARRLLAERIALVFAMREPGNLLAGLPELHLGPWVIVTPEPSWSRPYRLASMTPSWRGSWLRRVGTRSRCWNCRRA; encoded by the coding sequence GTGCAACTGGTCGGCCGTGTACGTGAGCGCGAGCTGCTAGACCGGCTGCTCGCAACGGCTCTCAGCGGGCGAGGCGGGTCACTGGTGCTCCTCGGTGAGCCTGGGATCGGCAAGACAGCGTTGCTCGACTACGCGGCGCAGGCGGGTGAAGAATTCCAGGTCGTCCGTACAGCCGGAATTGAGGGCGAAATGGACTTTCCCTATTCCGGACTTCACCGGCTCTGCAAGCCCAGTCTGGCCTTCCTGGAGCATCTGCCGCTCCCCCAGAGGGAGGCCCTTGCCGTCTCTTTGGGGCTGAGCGTCGGCCAAGCACCGGAGCTCTTCTTGGTCGCGCTGGCGGTCCTTGGCCTTTTGTCCGAGGCGGCGAATGAATGGCCAGTCCTGTGCATCATCGATGACGCACAGTGGCTCGACCGCGAATCGGCGCGAGCGCTTGCCTTCATCGCTCGGCGCCTCTTGGCGGAGAGGATCGCCCTCGTGTTCGCGATGCGCGAACCAGGCAACTTGCTCGCCGGGCTACCCGAGCTTCACCTCGGACCCTGGGTAATCGTGACGCCCGAGCCCTCTTGGAGTCGGCCCTACCGGCTCGCCTCGATGACACCGTCCTGGAGAGGATCGTGGTTGAGACGCGTGGGAACCCGCTCGCGTTGCTGGAATTGCCGAAGAGCCTAA
- a CDS encoding LuxR C-terminal-related transcriptional regulator, with product MGTIPQAGPRSGAALAEPQGAAGLLRRDHLLAALDRASLKKVTVISAPPGSGKTSLLRAWSDRAIGDRRVAFVSVSSDQQDAQQFWLAVLGAIRQTDSTDRSRGPVPTPVPDVDVLVDTVVSELTNAAGVIVLVIDDLHELSSAEAVSQLEHLLSVLPESARLVLSSRRDPPIRLHRLRLGDQVAELRAADLRFTVSETRELLAASRISLSDSGAAALYERTEGWAAGLRLAVISLIGHPEPDRFVDEFSGTDRAIGEYLMAEMFERQPVEVQSMLLRTSVADRLNGELADLLAGRPGCEQALLALEDANAFVVSLDPQRTWFRYHQLLADFLRLELRRKLAQEVPDLHRKAAAWFADHGELVEPIRHTLEAGDWPDAARLLGDHLFGLTLDGQEGSIAALLRSFPPGASANHPELALAQAATQLTRGRLEDASAQLAVAESHLESAPPARRRRLAIATASLRLSIAQRSGQFAKVVEQVNLLDATTADESSGLIGMDAELRAVALMNLGIVETWSGQFADAHRHVTEGATLAEAIGRPYIEVACRAYQAFPSPLVSLTTARQRGRHAIALAERYGLSDRPVLAPAFAAVASIEVWTGDFEEGERYLRRGWQVLQPDVDPAPEVLLHMVTGMLHAGRGEHQRAREALTGAVRAQSLLTGVHIAAPVIAEWLACLGMPDEARATVDGFSTKHEWIDAVDLARAAISLAEGDPATALASLGDVQRMTLPPGFPAYALVEAHVIAGLAHLALGDRNAAAAATEAALAAAEPDRLVFPFALFRARDLLDVLPRHQTAHSALLADVVDLVRGGPMPRIDRERLSPTEELSPSELRVLRFLPTNLTRPEIARSLHVSVNTVNTHIRSIYSKLGATDRTSAVQQARELRLLAIGRAESRPQVNSASPC from the coding sequence GTGGGGACGATTCCGCAGGCCGGGCCTCGTAGCGGGGCGGCCTTGGCGGAACCCCAGGGCGCTGCGGGTTTGCTTCGTCGTGATCATCTCTTGGCGGCGCTAGATCGCGCCTCCCTGAAGAAGGTGACCGTCATCTCGGCGCCTCCGGGGAGCGGGAAGACGTCCCTTCTGCGTGCGTGGTCTGACCGAGCCATCGGGGATCGCCGGGTCGCCTTCGTGTCGGTATCCTCTGACCAACAGGATGCCCAGCAGTTCTGGCTCGCCGTCTTGGGCGCGATCCGCCAAACGGATTCCACCGATAGGTCACGAGGCCCGGTCCCTACCCCTGTTCCTGACGTCGATGTGTTGGTCGACACGGTCGTATCGGAGCTCACCAACGCGGCGGGAGTCATCGTCTTGGTCATAGACGATCTCCACGAGCTGAGTTCAGCTGAAGCCGTCTCCCAACTCGAACACCTGCTCAGCGTTCTTCCGGAATCTGCGCGTCTGGTGCTGTCGTCCCGCCGCGACCCGCCGATCAGATTGCACCGGCTCAGGCTGGGTGACCAGGTCGCCGAGCTTCGCGCCGCGGATCTGCGGTTCACGGTGAGCGAGACACGCGAACTGCTCGCCGCTTCTCGGATCAGTTTGTCGGATTCTGGAGCGGCAGCGTTGTACGAACGTACGGAGGGCTGGGCCGCGGGACTGCGACTGGCCGTTATCTCACTCATCGGTCACCCGGAACCTGACCGCTTCGTCGATGAGTTCTCCGGGACCGACAGGGCGATCGGGGAATACCTGATGGCTGAGATGTTCGAGCGCCAGCCAGTCGAGGTTCAGAGCATGCTCTTGCGGACCTCGGTGGCCGATCGGTTGAATGGCGAGCTGGCCGACCTCCTGGCTGGCCGCCCGGGCTGTGAACAGGCGCTGCTGGCACTGGAGGACGCCAACGCGTTCGTAGTTTCGCTTGACCCCCAGCGCACCTGGTTCCGCTACCACCAGCTCCTGGCGGATTTCCTCCGGTTGGAACTGCGCCGGAAGTTGGCGCAGGAAGTTCCTGACCTGCACCGCAAGGCCGCAGCATGGTTCGCTGACCACGGTGAGCTCGTCGAGCCCATTCGCCATACACTCGAGGCCGGCGACTGGCCCGATGCTGCCCGGCTACTCGGCGACCATTTGTTCGGCCTGACCCTCGACGGTCAGGAAGGCAGCATCGCCGCGCTCTTACGGTCGTTCCCCCCCGGGGCATCAGCCAACCACCCTGAGTTGGCATTGGCTCAAGCAGCAACTCAGCTAACCCGGGGGCGGCTGGAGGACGCTTCGGCTCAACTGGCGGTGGCCGAGTCCCACCTCGAGTCAGCTCCTCCTGCCCGCCGCCGTCGCTTGGCGATAGCCACCGCGTCCCTGCGATTGTCAATCGCACAGCGCAGCGGCCAGTTCGCGAAAGTTGTCGAGCAGGTGAATCTGCTCGATGCGACGACCGCGGATGAGTCGAGCGGCCTGATCGGGATGGACGCCGAGTTGCGCGCAGTCGCGCTCATGAACCTCGGGATCGTCGAGACATGGTCGGGGCAATTCGCCGATGCCCACCGGCACGTAACCGAAGGAGCGACGCTCGCGGAGGCCATCGGGCGACCCTATATAGAGGTCGCGTGTCGCGCCTATCAAGCCTTTCCCTCGCCGCTCGTCTCGTTGACGACCGCGCGCCAACGCGGTCGTCACGCGATAGCTCTGGCCGAGCGCTATGGCCTGAGTGATCGCCCCGTGTTGGCGCCCGCGTTCGCGGCGGTTGCCTCAATAGAGGTGTGGACTGGCGACTTCGAGGAGGGCGAACGTTACCTTCGGCGCGGTTGGCAAGTCCTGCAGCCAGACGTCGACCCTGCTCCCGAAGTGCTGCTGCACATGGTGACCGGCATGTTGCATGCCGGTCGCGGCGAGCATCAACGGGCACGGGAGGCGTTGACCGGCGCGGTAAGGGCGCAGTCACTTCTCACCGGTGTGCACATAGCGGCACCAGTGATCGCCGAATGGCTCGCTTGCCTCGGGATGCCAGACGAAGCGCGCGCAACCGTCGATGGGTTCTCCACCAAACACGAATGGATTGACGCAGTTGACCTCGCGCGAGCCGCAATTAGCCTGGCGGAGGGAGACCCGGCCACGGCGCTAGCGTCGCTTGGCGATGTCCAGCGCATGACGCTACCGCCTGGCTTTCCGGCGTACGCTCTCGTGGAAGCGCATGTGATCGCAGGCCTCGCCCACCTGGCCCTCGGCGATCGGAACGCCGCCGCTGCCGCAACCGAGGCTGCGCTCGCTGCTGCCGAACCAGATCGACTGGTCTTCCCGTTTGCTCTGTTCAGAGCTCGCGACCTCCTCGACGTCCTTCCACGTCACCAAACGGCGCATAGCGCTTTGCTGGCGGACGTCGTTGACCTCGTACGAGGCGGACCGATGCCACGCATTGACAGGGAGCGTCTATCGCCAACGGAGGAACTCAGCCCGAGCGAGCTGCGGGTGCTCCGCTTTCTGCCGACGAACCTCACCCGGCCCGAGATAGCACGATCTCTCCACGTCTCGGTCAACACGGTCAACACGCACATCCGCAGTATCTACTCCAAGCTCGGCGCGACCGACCGCACTTCGGCCGTGCAACAAGCACGCGAGCTGCGGCTCCTTGCGATCGGGCGCGCTGAATCACGGCCGCAGGTGAATTCCGCCTCCCCCTGCTAA